CAACCAGTTATCTTAGCTCTTGGCGCAGGAATTGGTGATGAATTTGATATTACCAAATTGCGCTACAGCAAGATAGTAATTATGGCCGATGCCGACGTCGACGGCCAGCATATTGCCACTCTGCTGCTTACATTTTTCTTCCGTTATATGCGTCCTCTGGTAGAATATGGCCATATTTATATAGCCAAACCACCCTTATTCCAGATCAGAAAAGGAAAATCGAAAAAGTATGTGTATTCCATGCAGGAAAGAGATGAAATGCTGAAAGAAATGGGAGGCAAAGGATTACATGTGCAGCGATACAAAGGTTTGGGTGAGATGAATGCGGATCAACTGTGGGAAACTACTCTGGATCCTGAAAAAAGAATTTTAACATCAGTTAAGATAGATGATGCTATCGAAGCAGACAGAATGTTTACAATTCTGATGGGTGATGAGGTGGAACCCCGCCGAGAATTCATCGAACAGAATGCTAAATATGCTGAGATAGATGTGTAGTGGGGGAATTATGATACATGATAGATCGAGAATTGAACTTATAGAAATAGAAGATGTTTTAAAGAAAGCTTATCTGGAATATTCCATGAGCGTGATCGTGTCACGTGCTCTTCCAGATGTGCGTGACGGTTTGAAGCCTTCTCAACGTAGAATTTTGTATGCAATGAATGAATTGAACCTGACTCCGGGAAGAGGATTTAGAAAATGTGCAAAGATCGCCGGTGATACTTCCGGTAATTATCACCCTCATGGTGAACAGGTCATCTATCCTACGATGGTTCGTATGGCTCAACCCTGGAGTTTACGCTACATGCTGGTAGATGGACAGGGAAACTTTGGTTCCCAGGATGGAGATCCACCTGCTGCTATGCGTTACACAGAAGCCAGATTACAAAAAGCTTCTGTAGATCTGATGGAGGATCTGGATAAGGAAACGGTTGATTTCCAGACTAACTACGACGATACACGCCAGGAACCTACTGTATTCCCATCTAAATTTCCCAACTTGATGGTAAATGGTTCTTCTGGTATTGCTGTAGGAATGGCAACGAATATGGCTCCTCACAACGTTTCTGAAGTTTGTGACGGAATCATAGCTTATATCGAAAATCCAGATATGGAAGCAATGGACTTTTTGAAGTACATAAAAGGACCGGATTTCCCAACTGGTGGCTACATCATTGGCAAACAGGGAATAAAAGATTATTTCCAGACAGGTCATGGCCGTGTGATAATGCGCGGAAAAGCAGCTGTGGAAACTAAAAACAATGGAATGGAAATGATAGTTATCACCGAGATTCCATACATGTTGAACAAAACTCTTCTCATTGATAAAATTGTTAGTCTTGTTAAAGATAAAAAAGTAGAAGGTATCAGCGACATACGAGATGAATCGGGTCGTCAGGGAATGCGACTTGTAATTACAGTAAAAAGGAATGCAGAAGCAAGTACCGTTCTCAATAAACTTTATAAATATTCTCAATTGCAGACCAGTTTCAGCGTCAATAATCGAGCTCTGGTTGGTGGAATTCCTCAAGTGATAAATATAAAAGATATGGTTCAGAATTTTGTAGATTTCCGTCATGAGGTTGTGGTTCGCCGTACTCAGTATGAATTGAAAAATGCTGAACACCGTTTACATATTTTGGAAGGTTACAGAATAGCCTTGGATAATATCGACGATATCATCAAAACGATCCGAGCTTCCAAAACTACAACCGAAGCCAGTGAAAATCTCCAGGAAAAATTTAAATTAAGTGAAATCCAGGCAAAAGCAATCCTGGATATGAGATTGCAGAAATTAACTGGATTAGAAAGAGAAAAGGTAGAAGAAGAATACAATAAACTGGTCAAGTTTGTAGCAAAACTGAAAAACATTTTAGAAAAAAAACATCTCAGAATGAATATAATCAAACGAGAAACAAACGAGATAAAAGAAAAATACAAAGATCTCAGACGCACAACGATCCTGGAAGGTAATGCCGATATCGATACTGAAGATATGATAGCTGATGAAGAAATGGTGGTAACGATTTCTCATAGTGGATACATCAAGCGTCTTCCTATTGCTACTTATAGAAAACAGGGAAGAGGTGGAAAGGGTCTTGCTGGTTCAAACTTGAAAGATGATGATTTTGTGGAAAGTATATTTGTAGCATCTACTCACGCTTATATTCTGTTCTTTACAAACTTTGGAAAATGCTATTGGCTCAAAGTTCATCGCATTCCAAATGTAGGTAGATTGGCTCGTGGTAAAGCGATCGTTAACTTGCTGCAACTGGAAAAAGATGAGAAGATCGAAGCTTTTGTAACAGCTCGTGATTTTGAGCAACCGCATTATGTAACGATGGTTACCAAAAAAGGAACTGTGAAGAAATCAGAATTGAATGCTTTTTCTCGTCCCAGAGTAAATGGAATTATTGCCATCAAGCTTATTGAAGGTGATCGTTTGATCGATGCCAAGATCACGGAAGGTGATAACGATATTTTACTTGCCACAAGTCATGGATATGCAAACCGTTTCCATGAATCTGATGCACGCAGCATGGGAAGAAATTCTCAAGGAGTTCGCGGAATCAGATTGCGAGAAGGTGATGAAGTTGTTTCGATGGTTGTCATCAAGCGTGAAGGAACTCTGCTTGCAATAAGTGAGAATGGATATGGAAAACGTACCGAGATCAGTGATTATAAAGTAACCAAACGCGGCAGCAAAGGTGTGATAACCCTGAAAACTACAAAACGAAATGGCAACCTGGTTGCTCTGCTGGAAGTTGTAGATAATGATGATTTGATGATCGTAACCAGAGAAGGAATGATCATTCGTCAGGCGGTGGATCGCATTTCTGTTATCGGTCGAAATACCCAGGGTGTCAAATTGATCGGATTGAATAAAGGAGATCAGGTATACGATCTGGCACGCATCTTCGCTGAAGATGAAGAGGAAGAAGAAATCCTGGAAAATGTATTTGAAACTGATAAAGAAGCTACCGACTCTGAAGAAACAACAGAAGAAACAACCAGTGATGATAGTGCTGAAGAATCAGATATGGAAGAAGACGAACTGATTGATTCAGAAGAAGATAAAGAAACAGAACCTGAAGAAGATTCTGAAGAATCAGATGAAACTGAGGAAGAAAAACCAAAGAAAAGAGGTCGAAAACCAAAAAATGAAGAGCTGACTCTGGATTTTGACCTTGACGAATAATTAGCCGATATTAGATTTCTGAACAATAAAGTAGAGGTGATGATTTGATCACCTCTACTTGTATTCAATGAAAAAAAAGGAAATGGCTATGCACAAGAAAATGTTTTTTGCCGTCGCATTGGGAATTTTGAGTATTGTATTTTCTTCCTGCTCAATAAAATATGTCCCCATCCAATCTGCAGATATTTCCATTACAGACGATTTTGCCGTCCTGAAAAAAAAGGACATTACTTTTGCTGTCGAAAACAAATACTGGATCAAAGATCCACAGAATTTGACCGATTATTTCACAACTTTTTTTGTCTCGATCAAGAATAATACTGATCGAAGAATTGAGATTAATGAAGCAGATATCGTACTTCTGGATGAATATGAAAACCAATATGATGTAGTTTCATTAGATTATATCGAAAATCTACTTCTGCCGAAACAGATAGAATTTTTGTACATCGATACCATAGAACAAACGGATGGTGAAGATTCCGATAGACTGCAAATGCTGGAAAAACAGAAAGATACATTAGAAAAGTGGCGAGAATCAAAGAAGAACCTGATCACTTATTCTCTGCATTTTGGCACTCTTCATCCAGGAGCTCAAAAATCAGGATTCATTTTCTTTCCAAAATTATCATCCAAAAATAATAAATGTAAGATCATTTTTAGAGACAACACGATTGAATTTATACGTCAGGATGTTAAAAAGAAGCAGGAAAAATAGTGTTCGTGGTTGGACTAAACTTGTCCCGAACTTAGCGTAGGGATCACCATGACACATTTTATTAACAGTACAAACTTAGTGTCATCCTGAGCGGAGTCGAAGGATGCAAAGCATAAGATGAACACAAAAGCAACTAAAAAATCATCAGTAGCCAAAGTCGGTGTGATTACCGGCGGAACAGCCTTTGTGCTTACGGTTTTCTTGGGAATCACTGCCAATTCTCTGGCTTTGTGGGCAGATTGCGCAGCTACTTTTCTGGATTTTATGGCAGTTTTCATTGCCTGGCAGGGTTTTAAAAAAGTAGAAACTCAATCAACCGAAAAATTCAATTACGGCTACGGCAAATTTGAGAGCTTCTCCAGTTTGGGAATGTCAATTTTAATGATTATCTCATTTGTCTGCATCATGATAATTGCTCTTATTCGTTTCAGCAATCCAGTTGCAGTTACTGGAATGGGAGTTGTCATTGGTATGGGAGCTCACACGATTTTTGGCGTGATAAATGGAAGTCTGTTTTTCAAAAGTATTCAACTTGATAAGCAGGATAAATCTTCTCTCAGTTCTGCTCAACGCAGGATGTATCTTGTAAAGTTCAGTGCCAATATTTTAATGGTGGCAACTTTGATCTTATCTTATTTCCTGCATCAATATAAATGGGCAATGTATGCAGATCCTGTTACTGCCACAATTATTGCTTTGATGATACTTTCCAATGCTACAAAAATCTTCAAACATTCCAGTCGCGATCTTTTAGATTATGCTCTGGAAGAACAGTCACAACTACTTATTTTACGTTCACTGGCAAACCATTTTGATCGTTATGAAAATATCAAAGACATCAGAACACGTGCTTCCGGTGGAAAGATCTACGTGGAAATATTCCTGGAATTTGATGGTAATCTGAAACATTCTGAAGTCATGGAAACGGTCAATTCCATGCAGAATGAAATCACAGAATTACTTAATTGTGATGAGGTGCTGATAATACCAGTTTAAACTTCCCAATGTGCAAAGCTCTTCGGAATGTTTAAATTGCTAATTTCAAAATTTAAAAAAATTTTGAACAAGAAATAGAAATGTAAGATATAAAATTGCTACAAAATCTCATTTCTCATCTCTCATCTCTCATTTCTCATTTCTCATTTCTCATCTCTTAAATCCCCAAATCAATAAACATCAACATTCGGAAGAGCTACGCACATTCCGAAGTTGATGTTTGCAAACAGGATGTTTGCCTTACTTGACAAAATAAGCTTCACATTAAATCTCGCATTCTTAATAAATTATAAAAATATAAGAGGATAAAATGCTGGATTTTATAGGAAGTAAAAAACGAACGAACTACGCTGGCAGACTTACAGAAAAAGAAGTTGGCAAAACTGTAACTTTGATGGGCTGGGTGCACCGCCGCCGCGATCTGGGTGGACTTATTTTTATCGATCTGCGAGATATTACTGGAATCGTACAAGTTGTATTTCGGCCAGAAGATGGGGAGCTGCACAAGAAAGCTGGCAGATTGCGAAATGAATACGTATTTGCTGTTACTGGAGAGGTTTGCGCTCGCGATGAAGGAAATATAAATAAGAAAATGGCAACCGGCAGCATCGAGGTAGCAGCTGAAAATTTACTGCTTCTCAACGATTCTGAGCCGCTTCCTGTTCAGATCAATGAAAATATACTGGCGGAAGAAGATTTACGCTTAAAATACCGTTATTTGGACTTGAGAAGAGAAAAACTTCGTCGTATCATGTTGCTACGTCACGAGATCGTTTTTGCTATTCGTGAATTTCTGGTGCAGCATGATTTCTATGAAATTGAAACTCCGATCCTGATGAAAAGCACTCCGGAAGGGGCACGAGATTATCTTGTTCCCAGCCGTATTCATCATGGCAAATTTTTTGCATTACCGCAGTCTCCGCAAATCTATAAACAGCTTCTGATGATAGCAGGTTACGATCGTTATTTCCAGATCGCACGCTGTTTCCGAGATGAAGATTTGCGTGCCGACAGACAACCGGAATTCACTCAGCTTGACCTGGAAATGAGCTTTGTAACTCAGGATGAAATCTTCGATTTGAATGAAAAATTATTCAAATATATTTTCCGGAAAGCTATTGGGGTGGAATTGGAAACACCATTCCCACGTCTTACCTACAAAGAAGCAATGAACCGCTTCGGCATCGATAAACCGGATTTACGTTTCGGCATGGAACTTATAGATATTTCTGAAATTGTACAAGCATCGGAATTCAAAGTTTTTTCTGGTGCATTGCAAAGTGGTGGAAGCGTTCGCTGTGTAGTTGCACCTGGTTGTGCTGGTTATTCGCGAAAGCAGATCGACGGACTTACAGAAATTGCCAAACATCTCGGTGGGAGAGGATTAGCTTACTGCAAAGTGGAAGAAGGCAGTTTAAATGCCGGAATTTCAAAGTTTTTATGCGAAGAGGAAGTAAGAGAGATCCTGAAGAAAACTGAGGCAAAAGATGGTGATCTGATCCTGTTTGCTGCGGATTCCAACAAAATTGTCTTCAAGGTTCTGGCAGAAATAAGAAATCATTTTGGACGTGAATTGAATTTGTATGATAAAAACGATTTCAATTTTGTCTGGATCACAGATTTCCCGCTTTTTGAGTATGATGATCAAACTCAAAAATGGGAAACAGCGCATCACATGTTCACTTTGCCAAAAGAAGAACACGTGAAATATTTTGAAAATGAAGCAGACTGGGATAAGATCGAAGGGCAGCTTTACGACCTGGTTTGCAACGGCATGGAACTTTCGTCCGGCAGTATTCGTTGTCACCGTTTAGACATTCAGAAGAAGATATTCGATGTATTGGGATTCAGCGAAGCAGAACTGGAAGAAAAATTCGGTTTTTTCCTGAATGCACTTAGATATGGAACTCCTCCACACGGTGGAATTGCTCCTGGAATCGACAGAATGGTGATGATAATGAGTGGAGCCGATTCGATTCGTGATGTTATCGCCTTCCCGAAAACTCTGCAAGCTTCAGATCTGATGAGCGAATCCCCTGCGGAAGTAAGTCAGCAGCAGCTGGAAGAGCTGGCGCTGAAGATCGTGAAAACACAGAGAAGCAGAGACACAGAGGGCACAAAATAAAATCATGTATTGTATCCTGAGCCCTTTGTCAAGCTTGGTCGAAGAATGAAGCAATAATGAAAAAAATTAGTCATCTTGAGGAAACTTTTAACCTGACTTTCGACTGTGTCCGCCGAAGCTTGGTGAAGACGTGAGAACAACGGCATCACACACCCCGTCAACTTCGTTGCCACCCCTCTCAAGAGGGGAATTGTATTAATATAACGATGATAAATTTTATGAAAACCATCGCTGCCATCACGTTCGGCTGCAAAGTGAATCAATACGAAACTTCCTGCATATTGGATGAATTCGCACAGCATGGATATAAAATTGTCGATTTTAACAAACCCGCAGATATTTATATAATCAATTCCTGCACTGTTACCAATCGTACAGATTACAAAAGCCGTAATGCTCTACGAAAAGCATTGCAACAAAAAGAAATCAATCCTGGAACAAAAGTGGTCATAACAGGTTGTTATTCTCAAAGAAATAGTGATGAAATTCTGAAGATCGGTGATGTAGACCTGATTGTGGATAACAACGAGAAAAGTAAAATTTATGAGTTGATAGAATACGATAAAAACCTTCCAGGTTTCGGAAACCTGGAAAGGTTGAATATTTTCGACGAACTATCCACCACGCAAATGATCGATCATTCCCGTGCTTTTATCAAAGTTCAGGATGGCTGCGATTATTATTGTGCATATTGTGCGGTAGCTTATGCACGCGGACCTTCCCGCAGTCGAGATAAAGATAAGGTTATAGATCAGATTACAATCCTAACTGAAAAAGGTTATCGCGAATTCGTTCTGGGTGGCATTAATCTGGGACTTTTCGGACATGAAAAAAATGATAATTATTTTCTGGCTGATCTGCTAAAAGACATCGAAAAAATCAATAAAGTCAAATTGATCCGACTCAGTTCACTGGAACCACAACTTTTCAGTGATGATCTGCTGAATTATTTTAAAGAAAGCAAAAAGATCTGTCCGCATTTTCATATTCCACTGCAGGTTGGCTGCGATGAACTTCTTCAGAAAATGGGCCGAAAATATACAACAGCAGAATTTCTCCAAACGATCCACAAACTCAAACAAATTTTCCCAAACTGTGCAATCGGAATCGATGTGATAGCTGGTTTGCCGGGAGAAACCGATGAACTCTTCCAGAAAACTTATGATTATCTGAAATCTTTGGATTTTACCTATCTTCATGTTTTTTCATATTCGCGCCGTCCGGGAACACGAGCTGCAGAAATGAAAGAGCAAGTAAATGGTAAGTTCATCAATAAACGAAGTAATATTTTAACGCAACTTTCCCAGCAGAAAACAGAAAATTACATATCAAAAAGCCTGAATTCCAAAACAGAACTTCGTGGAGTTATCGAACAGAAAAAAGATGGTTTTTGGACAGCCCTTTCCGATCATTTCATCAGGATATATATCTCTTCAGAAAAAGATTTGGAAAAAAAGTATTTACACTTTATTCCCATAAAGAAAAGATTAAATGGAATTGAAGTAGAGAGGATAAACGTGAAAGCAGAAAGTGAAAAAAATTAATAGGAATTTTTGTGATAAAAATTATTGACCTAACAATAAATTTTGGGCAGCACATTGTTCTGCAAAGCATAAATCTGCAGATTCAGAAGAATATGATCACAACCATCGTTGGAGAAAGCGGTTGTGGTAAAAGCGTGCTGATGAAAGCAATTGAAGGTCTTATCGTTCCGACTTCCGGATCGATCGAGATAGATGGTGAGAAATTATTGGATCAGAATCGAGATGGAGTGAAGCGAATTCGTAAGAAAATGGCGATGCTTTTTCAAGGATCTGCCTTATTGGATTCATTAGATGTTTTTCAAAATGTAGCTCTTCCACTAAAAGAACATACACAAACCAGTGATGATGAGATTTTTGAGATCGTTGAGGAAAAACTGAACCTGGTGGGACTGGAAAATGTAATGCACAAAATGCCTTCCGAACTCAGCGGAGGAATGAAAAAGAGAGTTGCTTTGGCCAGAGCAATAATTTTGCAACCAGATTATATAATTTATGATGAACCGACTACAGGATTAGATCCAATTATTGCTTCAGAAATTACTTCTCTAATAATGAAACTTCACAATAATTATAATATTACATCTATCGTCATCACTCACGATCTGGATTGCATAAAAAACTTGAAAAGCAATATTGCCATGATCAATGATAAAAAGATCATTTTTAATGGTTCATTCCAGGAATTTATGAATTCCAAAAATGAACATGTACGTAAATTTTCAGGAAATTAGAGGAATTATGAAATTCTATAAAAATAAAAAAGCCAACGATTTCAAAGTAGGTCTGTTCACATTGATTGGATTAGCTATTTTGGTTCTGTGCTACATCTGGTTCATGGAGATTTTGGAAAATCGAAATTATTCACACTTGAAAGTTGCCTTTGATAATGCCGGAAATACTGAAATTGGAAGTCCGGTAACCATAAATGGTGTAAAAAAAGGACGAGTAGAAGGAATAGAAGTTAAACAGGATGGCGTAATCCTGCTGCTTAAAGTTCAACTTGATTTTACTCTTTTGGAAGGAACGGAATTCTATATTTTAGAATCAAGTTTAATGGGTGATATTCAGATAGAAATAGTTCCGGGAAATCAGGCAGCTGAACTTGATCTGAATAATGTGCATTCCGGAAAAAGACAGATGGGGCTGACGCGTCTGGTTGCCAATCTGGGAGAGATAGTTGTAGGATTGCAATCCATTATGGAAAAAGTTTACGGAGAAGATAATCTGATCGAAGATTTTCAGGCAGTGATGGACACGACTAAAAATATCATGCACAAAGTAAGCGCTTCTTTCGATAAAAATTCATCTCAATTTGAACAATTGATTTCCAACGCAAATAATTTTTCTTCCAAGCTAAATAAGTTGATCGACGAAAATGGGGAAGATGTTTCCGATACAATCGGTAAAACATCACTTCTCATTTCCGAAATTGATAAAACGATGCAAAATATGCAGAAGATCACGGTTGATCTGCAGTCAATTAGCCAGAAAATGAGTAATGAAAACAGCAGTTTCAATCGTTTGATCAGCGAAGAAGAACTTTATAATAATTTGTTGAAAGCCACATCCCACATGGATTCTTTAATCCTCGATATCAAAAAAAATCCCAAGAAATACTTTGAGATCAAGGTCTTTTAAATTAGTATTTTAGCAAAAAGAGTTTTAGGATAGTTATAATGAAAAAAGTTGTGATCTATTTTCTGTTATGTCTCACGATCAGTTTAAATGCCTACAGTTTTGGTCAGAATAAAATACAAAGTGGTGATGCCGAGTGGAGCAAAATTGCTACTTTGCATTTTGATATATATTTTCAAAAGGGAGAAGATGATTTTGGAAAAGCAGCTGCTTTGATGGCAGAAGAAGCTTATTACAAGATAAAAGCTGATTTCAAATCTCCCATTCGCAGTAGAATTCCCATTATTTTCTATAAATCACGCCAGGATTTTGAAACCACGAATGTGATCTATTCGCTGCTTTCAGAAGGTGTTGGTGGTTTTACTGAATCTTCCAGAAATCGCGTAGCAGTGCCTTTTACAGGCAGTTACAAGGAATTGGAAGAAGTTCTTATCCATGAGTTGATGCATGCTTATGTGAATGGTTTGAACAGACAGAGAAACAGATTCATGAATCTTTCCGGATTACCTTTCTGGCTGCAGGAAGGATTGCCTGAATTTGAATCGATCCAAGGGGAAGATGTTTATAATAATATGTTCGTCATCGATCTTCTTATTAACGACGGAATTCCTTACCTGGATCAGGTCGGAGGATATTTTGCCTATCGTCTGGGTGAATCTTTTCTGGTGTTCATAAACGATGAATATGGCAGGGAAAAAGTTGTAGAGCTTTTCTTTGCCCTGCGTTATAACAGCACAGCAAATCTTGCTTTCAAAAAGGTTTTCGATCTGGAATTTCGGGAAATTCAAAAACGATGGAAAAACTATCTGCGTCGTAAATATTTTGCTGATTTCGAAAAATTCAATATTCCATACGAAGTTTTCACAAAGCTTACCGATCATGAAAAAGATGGTTCCTACATGAATTATGCACCGGTATTTTCTCCCGATGGAATGCATTATCTGTATTTTTCCAATAAAAATATTCGCAACGAAATCTGGATGGGATCATCCCTTAAATTGAAAGAAAAAGAATTGATCGTGAAAGGTGAAGCAAACGGAAAGTATGAAGAGTTTCACTTCCAAAAAAATAATATCAGCTGGTTTCCGGAAGGTAATAGATTTGCTTTTGTAGCTAAAACTTCATATGGTGATAAAATCTATGTAATGGATGCTTTTTCCCAAGAAATAGCTTATGAAATTTTACTGGAAGATTTCAATTCCATTTTCGAGATAGATGTTTCGAACGACGGGAAAAAAATCGCTTTTTGCGGTCAGAAAAATGACAAATCTGATGTTTTTGTTTATGATCTGATTTCGGAAGAGATCACCCAGATTACCAACGACCATTATCATGACTTCCAGCCAAGTTGGAGCCCGAATGATGATAAAATAGCTTTCACTTCGGAAAGAACTTTCAATTCTGAAGATAAGAACGTTTTCTATGTTCTCAGCCGAGATATTTTTTATTATGATATCAATGAAGATGCATTTTATCAAGTAACGGACGATACAACGGACAACGATACTCCATTCTGGAATAAAGATGGTGATCAAATCCTATTCATTTCGGATGGCAGAATGTCGACAAACTATCATACGATAGATTTAAATAACGGTAAAAGAGCTCAAGTTACAAAAATTCTGGGTGGAGTTTTTACGGGAGATCTTAATCAGGATGATTCTGAATTGATATTTTCCTGCTATTACGATGGTGGCTGGGATATTTACACCAAAGCAAATCCCCTGGACAGTTTAAGCTTTGAAGAATATCAAATTCCGCAAAAAGTCAAATTTATTGATGATCTTTTTGAAAAAATAGATATCAGCGATTATGAATATTATGGAAAGCGCAAAAGAGACTTCCAGAAAGAAGCTCCAAGTTTTAACAAAAAAGTAACTGCTGTTTCTTTTGAAGACTTTGCTAAAGAAGACAGCTTACGCCAGATTCACAATGAAGAAATTGATAAACGACCTACTGAGAAGAAAATACCCGTGATATCAGATTACAAAACGAAATTTGCTTTGGATTACGTTTGGGGTGGAATGGCTTATTCACCTTCTGGAGGAACTTACGCTCAACTTCAGATGGGACTTTCCGATCTGATGGGAAATCACTCTCTCAATTTCAATTTGGGAATCAGTGGAACTTTCGATACATCCGATTTTATCTTCAATTATCTTTACTTAGCAAAACGTATCGATTATGGTTTTGGTGCTTTTATGCTGAACGATGAATACTATTATATTACCAATTTCTATGGCACGAATGATTATTTCAGAGAAAGAATTCGGCAAATGGGATTATATGGAATTATTCGTTATCCCTTCAATAAATTCTGGCGAATAGATTGGGAAAATCTGATTTCCACTACGACTACAATTCGTGATTGGTGGACAGGATCAAGTTGGGAGAAAGAATATTTACCTGCTGCTTTTGCAGATTATTTTGGTTTGGAAGCTAGTGAAACAGAAACAGTTTATGCACCGCAACTTACTCTGGTGCACGATAATTCTATTTTTGGTTCTACCGGACCGATCAGCGGTTGGCGAGGAGCTCTTCTGGCAAATCGCAGTTTTTCTACGCAAGACAGCTATTCCATACTATTTGGCGACTTACGTTCCTACAATTTCTTTGCCAAACGTTATTCTGTAGCTCTTAGAGCTGCCGGTGGTTCTATTATTGGTGACACAGATTCACGCTTCGATATGGATTATTTCAATGGAGTTCGCGGTTTTGAATATGATGAAGATGAAGATTTGCTGGGTAAAAATAAAGTGGTCGGCAGTTTTGAATTGCGTTTTCCCTTTATCGATCGTTTAAATTTTGCTTTTCCGTTGCCGCTTTATCTCTATCAAATTCGCGGCAGTGCCTTTTTGGATCTGGGAGCAATCTGGACTGATGATCTGCGTTTAACAGAAGCTGGTTCATTGGAAGATCTGATGGCGGGAATTGGTTTCGGGCCCCGCCTGAATATGGGATATTTTGTTCTGAAATTTGATATTGCCTGGCAGACCGATCTGGAAAGTTTCAGTAAACCCAGTTACTATTTCACTCTAACTCCGGATTTTTAAGAAGGATTCTTAACCCTTTTTGGACTTAACACCTGAAATGCTTCCCGGCAATCACTTTCTTTGCCGTCCCGTCGTGAACTTACATTATAGAAATTGATCACAATTTCAGGGAAGAAATCTTCCAGAACGGAGACTATTCCTTTGGCAAACGTACGACAATAAATTGCGCAAATATCTTCGTGACATTGTTCTGCAAGTTTTTCAGCTTCAATCGTTAAGCAATTCTTGCAGAATTTAGTTTCCAGGAAAACTGTATTTCCTTCTGCCCAGATATCCGGCATATTTCCACCTCGA
This Candidatus Cloacimonadota bacterium DNA region includes the following protein-coding sequences:
- a CDS encoding ATP-binding cassette domain-containing protein is translated as MITTIVGESGCGKSVLMKAIEGLIVPTSGSIEIDGEKLLDQNRDGVKRIRKKMAMLFQGSALLDSLDVFQNVALPLKEHTQTSDDEIFEIVEEKLNLVGLENVMHKMPSELSGGMKKRVALARAIILQPDYIIYDEPTTGLDPIIASEITSLIMKLHNNYNITSIVITHDLDCIKNLKSNIAMINDKKIIFNGSFQEFMNSKNEHVRKFSGN
- a CDS encoding MlaD family protein, which codes for MKFYKNKKANDFKVGLFTLIGLAILVLCYIWFMEILENRNYSHLKVAFDNAGNTEIGSPVTINGVKKGRVEGIEVKQDGVILLLKVQLDFTLLEGTEFYILESSLMGDIQIEIVPGNQAAELDLNNVHSGKRQMGLTRLVANLGEIVVGLQSIMEKVYGEDNLIEDFQAVMDTTKNIMHKVSASFDKNSSQFEQLISNANNFSSKLNKLIDENGEDVSDTIGKTSLLISEIDKTMQNMQKITVDLQSISQKMSNENSSFNRLISEEELYNNLLKATSHMDSLILDIKKNPKKYFEIKVF